The segment TAACCCTAGGTTTCCCTATTTGGACCCTCCTGAGGAAAGGCATATTTTGGAAGCTCTGAAGGAACTTTACCAGTGCAGTGCTATTGACAGGTAAAAAAACCAAAGGGGGTCGTGGTCGCTACAAGAATTTCAAATCCAAGGCTTCAATTGGAGTTTAGTGTGGACTAAAAGACTTCCCCCATCACTCCCCAGCTGCAGAATGTGTTTCCTTATTTAACTTCCAGGAATTTTACTGGGGGTTTAATGTTCTGTCTGCAAAAACTGGGAGAGAGCAGAGTCTGGGGCTTGGGAGATACAGATCGGGTTCTGCACATTGTCCTGGAGTTCTAAGTGACCTCAGCTCTGCAGATCCCAGACTGCTGAGCTCAGCCTCTGGCTGGGAGCTCCATCCAAGAGCTCAAGACAGGACGTGAGATTTTATCCCAAGCTTCCAGGAATTCTTCttgtaaataagaaaaaaaaaaacaaaaacgaACTGAAAAGCTGGCTGTGCCTGCCATGGAGCAGACACAAGCAAGCTGGAGAAATGTGGATTATTTTATTGCTGATGAcacttctccatgtccccagcACCTGTGTGGCACTCACAGTCCAGAGGGAAGTGCTTCTTAGCCAATTCACATTTAAACATAATTTCACTGAATCtgtatatacaaatatatatatatatatatgtgtataaataaataaataaaatataaatatatatagtaTAAATACATACAAttatatatatgaaaatataataaaCTATAAACTATGATAAACTAttatatatatgaaaatataataaaCTAACTATATACTATAATAATATGTAAGAAAATATGTAACAATAAACTAtgtaataatataataatataaaagaTATAATAAagtatataataaaatattaaatattaataatataaactataacaaataaaattaataataacaTATATAATAGATAATAATAGATAATgaaatatataatacataataaataaaaataataaataataacatAGTTACTATACTAGataataatataattattatacatatataattattataaataataatacataataaacaataaaataaaacaatatataatatattatataatgaaaatatataataaattataaaaatatattttaaaatatatactagataaaaatatatattataataaatttttttcctggtctAAGGAGAGGCCATGTGACCAGACTGGGAGAATTCCTGGTGCAgtttcccctccctcccagcctgtcGTGTGCTGTGATAAAAGCTGCTTCCCTGGACTGTGAGGATCTCCTGCTTCCCATTGCAGCCATGCTGTCCGTGGAAAACGTCTTCATCCGTCCAGGTGGGCAGCCCctcttcccaaaaaaacccGTCCCAGCTTTGGAGTCAGGGCACTCTGTGTGCCAGGAATTGGACAGCAGCTGTTCCAGAGGCTCAGGGTTGTGTTTGTCCCAGGGCTGTTGAGCTGGAAAGTGCCTCAGCTGAGAGGTCAtcaggggaaataaaaaataaaggggaaaaaaacccaccagaaaACCAAAATGCACCACAGCAGATGTGTTACTGTTGGTCTGAGTGCAGACAGCAGGGGCTGATTGCTTTTAGCAAATGGGGCATCACCTCTGGAGTGTCTTTTCTGTGCAATAACTGTTGAACCAAACAGATTATTGCCTTTCTGTGAGATAACTTTCTGTTCAATAACTGTTGAACCAGATTATTGCCTTTCTGTGAGATATCTTTCTGTTCAATAACTGTTGAACCAACCAGATTATTATCTTTCTGTGAGATAACTTTCTGTTCAATAACTGTTGAACCAGATTATTGGCTTTCTGTGAGATATCTTTCTGTTCAATAACTGTTGAACCAAACAGATTATTGGCTTTCTGTGAGAGGCTTGACCTGGCACTGCCTCGCTTCCATTGGTTTTCTAAgtggaaaatgtaattttgctGTGGTTCCGGGGTAGTTTCAGTAGAGCCCAGTTCCACTAGAGCTGAGCTCAAGCTTTCAGGTTAGTGCCAAACCTGAGTCTGTCCCatcctcctgtcccctcctgctgcccacccccAGCTGTGGCACACATCTGCAGCCTTTGTGGGTTCCTTTGTCGTGCCCATTccctccctggctctgctccagtTCTCTCTGTCCTCCCTGAGCTGTGCCCGttggagcagcagccacaggccctgctgccagccctgatAACCTGGATTCTGCCCTGGGCTCCTTCCCAGGAGCCCTGAGCTCCTTCCCACAACTGTCCCTTTGCTTTCCCATCCTCTGTGCCCTTGTTTTTTTGCCTGTCACCCTCCAGCAGCCCTGTGCACGAGGCAGCAGACACAGATCCCCATCCTCCAGGCACTTTTTCCAGTGCCAGATGTGTGGGATGAGGCCTCCCTGCTTCATCCCTTTCACTTTTGAGTACCCACAAACTTCTGACACCCCCTACCACAGCAGCAGTTCCAGTGGCCTTTAGttcctgcttccctctcccaAGGAGAATGGGTTGTGCTGGAGGAGAAATCCTTCGGGTGTTTAAAAGCTGAGAGAACACTTTGGAAATGTTGCTTTTGCCCCATTTGGTGAAGGTGAATTCCCACTGAACTGACAGATCCACTggtttttatctttattttaagATCTCCATTACTGTGGCAGTAGGAAAGAGCTGAGTTCAGTAGATCAGAGGGTGCTGTGGTGGGGTGGGTTCAACAGTCTTGTTTTTCCTCTCACTTGATCCCTGTGAGCTGTTTGTTTATTCCTTTATCTTTCCATGTCAGCCTCTGATGGATTGTGCCTGAGAAATACTTGCTAAGAGACTGGAATTCTTCATCCCTGGTGCCGACTGATGAGATTAATCATAGATTTAATGGCACCTACATGCTCCTGGTCATAGTGGAAGGAGGATCAACTGTAAATGCAGCTGTAGAAGGAGAGACAAATCTAAAAATAACAGGAATGGAGAGCCAAGGCTGCCAAAAACACGCAAACAGAAAATTAGGTAGTGATAAATAAAAATGACTTTAAGTGAGATATAACTTATTCCTCAGGTGATCCTCAGAAGCAAAAGGAGGCTGAGCTTCAACACCAGGAACTTGCCTCACAAGTGGGAGGATGCAATGACTTTGCAACcctcttaaatatttttgagcAGTGCAAAGCAAGGTATGAAGTTCTCCCTTACACAAAGTGGTTTTGCATTGCTCCTAACTCCCAGTTTTTAGCTGTGCTGCAGATACACGTCTGTGTGCTCATTCCTAATTTCAGATTTATTCCTTCTTGTGATCTGTAATTTCCATCAAGGCACTTTTTATTTAACCCCACAAAGTATCTGCCTCTGTAGGTTGTTGCCTTTGTATGACCATAACAATAAAACAGAGGCAAGTTTCTTTGCAAGCAGCTGACAAAGGGCTTCTTTATAATTCAAATATTCCTGTTCTCAGCAAGTCTCCTTCAGCCTGGTGCCAGAAATACTGGATCCATTGGAGAGCTGTGAAATCTGCTTTTAGTGTGGAAAGGCAGCTGCGGGAAATAACCACTAAACTGAAACAGgtaaaaaataataacatttcTGAGCATGTTTGAGCTGTATAAACTTGTATTTAAGAGATGCAGTGGATGCTGAGCCTTTGCCAGTGGGCTGCTGCCTTCCTCTAGTAGAAAATAAACCacctaaatatttttgtagagCACCCTTGCTTGTGTGACTCAGGTACAGTGGTGGTAATGGGCAAGAAGGAgagtttttctcctttcctcgTGGTTTCTGTCCAGAGTTTAAAATCCATGGGATGGAGGGGGTTTAACTGCTTTTTCTTGAAGAAACATCCTGATTcttgttgctttttcttttcccagctgcCAGACTTCCCTAAAGAGACATTTGAAGGCTCCAGAACCGAAATACTGAGAAGATGCTTGTGTGCAGGATACTTCATCAACGTTGCTAGGAGGTAAGGAATGGAGTTTGGAGAACTGAATGGGAAATAAATTATGCAAATTACTTTGAAGTGTGGTTTTATGTTGGTGAAAGTAGCAAAGCAGTAACTGCAGGGGAAGGAGATGTTTCTGCAAGGGGCTGGAACCTCTGCTTTTGACTGTCTTCACCATCCCAAGGGTGTCAGCAGCTTCCCAGGACTGTCATTTTTCTGTCTGTGAAATGAACTCACCAGCTGATGAGTGGTTCCAGATATTGAGCTGAAGGGCTTGGAAGTCTCCAGTTATCACAGCTTCCAAAGGCTTCACTCCCAAACCCTGTTTTTATTGTGGTGTTACTGTGGTGTTATTGTGCTGTGTATTTCACTCTTTAAATGGTTTTTTACAATTTAAGTCTGGAAGAACTTCTTTTTTGAGAacttttttctgtgctgctgctgatttGTTCAGTTCATTTTGCTGTGTTGCTGTATAATCACAGCAATGTGTGTTTTGTGGtgttgttggtgtttttttttaatttctttttttttttttcaggtctgCAGCCAGGACATTCTGCACCATGGATGGACATGGCAGCATAGTCTACATCCACCCTTCATCCACAGTGAGTTCCCAAAGCCTGCTGATAAAGCAGAAAAGCATCTCCGGAAGGAATAAGGGGCAGGTCCCTTAACTCTGCCTGGTGCTTGCTTTGTGCTCTGCTGCAGTGTTCATTTTGAGAGTGGGGAAGAGCCTCACTTCCTCAGCCTTGGTCAGGGTTTGGGTTATGAAGTGagagtgacacaggcaggacttTCCCTTTGGCTCTTTGGATCTCACGGGCAATTCCAAATCTGAACATCTAAAACCTGCTAACACCCCCTCACACCTCAACCACTGCCATTCTGCTGCAGGTGGGGCTctgaaaaaccaaaccagctgTGAGCCAACCTTTGAATTTTTCAGCTCTACAACCAGGAGACCCTGCTGGAGTGGATCATCTTCCACGACGTGGCCGTCACCTCCAAGATCTACGTGCGCACCGTGTGCCCCGTGCGCTACGAGTGGGTCAGGGAcctgctgcccaggctgcaccAGGTGGATGCCTATGAGCTGAGCAGTGTGGCCAGGGAGGAGGTGACTGAGGAGGAAATAACCAAGtggaagcagagggaggagCTGAAAAGGCAGTTTGGTAAGCACAGTGCTCATCCCTCTGTGTGCGCGCGTGGTTTTTGTCGTCCTTTAGGACCCTGTGTGTTTGATACGGCACGTTCTGGGCTGGAAAGTGTTAATTTGTttggtgtggttctggttgtTTTATTCTTGTCACAGCTCTGCAAGCCTTATTTTCTGTCCCAGCAGTGGGAATTGTGGTGTTTGCTTGCTGCTTCTTGCCACCCTCCCCCGTTTTGGTTTCTTAGAGCAGAGCTTGAAGAGTTGAATAGAAGCATTTTGAGGCTGGTTGTTTAAGTTTGTGAAGGGTGTTTAGCCATTGTTGCCCAAATAATGCTGCCCTGGGAGAAGTCCTGAGAGCTGtggggcagagggaaggaaaaaaaaaaatcaaaaacctcACCCAGCAGTAGATAGAGAAGAAAAAGTCTGACATTTTGGTGAGTGTCTCATTCTGACAATTAATTTAATGCCATATGTGTAAATAGTCAGTGTTAATTAGAGCTGGTGCCTGCTAACTGAACTGGCTGCTTGACATTCCTGGGATTCTCCTGTCAGCAGGTTCTTAAAGCAGCCAAATATTCAAAGGGCCTCTTTACTCCTGAGCTGACCCTTCCAAAACATCCATTTATTGTACAGTAAATACAGATTCTCTTCCATTTCcttaacaaaggaaaaaatgcagacTTGTGCTTAGGCCAGCATCTCTTTCTGCCCCGCATTATTGTATAAACCCACCATTTTAAACAGGAATTTCATTTGGTTATAAATAATGCAGAAGAGCCTCATCAGTTTATGTGAAGGAAATAATCTGTTTATCTGTGTCCCCCTTCACATTCTGACTTCATCAGGCAATTGCCAATTAATTGGAGTTTAATATCGACCTTACAGATGTTGTATTTCTGGCTCCTTCATTAGAATGGGTGGCTGAATAGCTGACAAGACATAATAATTAGAAATATTTAACAATGGATGCTGATTAAAGCTCCTTCTTCTTATCTTACCAGCCCCCAGAACCAGAAGCAGTAACTGCTTCACTCACACAGATTTTAGGCTCTCAGAgtctttgattttcttctttattgttattttagactgaaaatattttctgcttctcttcccTTCTGTCCCAAGGTCTCAGTGCTGTGGGGGAATGTGCATTTCTGATAGTGGCTGATCTGCAATATTGACTTTTCCCATTCCCTTATCCGCAtgttttcctctccctccctcctgcctccgGAAATTTTTTAAAGATAGTTTATCCTAatgttttttcctgtgctgtccTGCCCAAACCTGAGTGTGGGATGTGCAGTTCAGAGAAGAAATGGGTGTGTAGAACGAAGGCTGCATATTCCCTGCTACAATAAAAAGCAAGATTTGGGGATGAGATGAGCCCAGCTGCAAATATTGACATGGGAGCTAAGGCgtgattttattttgaattttttttccctccctgctgtggtGCAGTCTGTCCTCTCTGGAAGTCATTCAAATGGCTGCCTGGGacttggagggaaaaaaaaaaaagagattttattggttttttgggtttttttttgtatttaacaACTAGGAGGACTTGTAATGCTGGAGGGGGATGAGTTTGACACAGAgagtttatttctttctctcctgtccccccagAAGGAGTCACAGAGAACTCTGCAAGGAAGATGGAGAGGAGGAATGATGACCAGTCCATCCAGGACGCCCGAGCTCGGTACCTGGAGAGGAAGCAGCAAAGAGCTCAGGGCTTGAGCGGCCCCGAGAAGGAAATGGGGTAAccctgctggcagctctgctcccagtgccaggggaGGCAGCTTGTGCAGCTCTGGGGGCGTTTGCAAAACGCCAGAGGACTGACAGGAGTGCAGGGACACTTGTGGTCAGTCCCAGGGCCACAGAGGACAAGCACAATTCCCTCTGCTGCATCCAGCAGGGAAAACTTCCCAAGCTGAGTTGTGTTGCTGCAGGTCAGTGGCAACAATTTCGTGGCCTCAGCTGTGGCTGAAGCCCTGATACCAAGAGTGGTGCCAATTCTCTGGCATTTATTTGACTTAAAGAGCTCTCagtaaatgaaatttaaataaatgatCTTCATATAAATGAAATTTTTCTTCAAGGTCGGCCGGGGTTTATTTTTGTAAGGAGTGGAACTGTAAGTTTTTTACCCATTTCATTCTGTCTGATGGTGGCCATGCAGAATTCATGCTCAGGAAAATGTGCAGGAAGGGCTCTTTTAGTGGATTAAATCCAAAGGGACACTTCCCACCTGCATTCCGTGTTGTGCTCTACCAGGCACAcacaaggaaataaaagagtGTTTTTCCTTGAGCATCTGAAAGAGCAAGGAGCTGTGGTGCTTTGTCATCATAAAGTTTGTTTCCTTCTCAATAAAGAAATCCTCTTTTATCACCATAATAATCCTAAAACGCTCCAGGGCTCAAGTGAGGAGTTTGTGTAAGAATTTCCAAATAATTGGAAGAACTTGCTGTGATTTTTCCTGCCTcagctgtgtgctctgtgtCACCCTGGGCACTGGTTCAAGTGGTGTGTTGTGTTTTATTACTGTAGCCTGAATAAAACATTCACCATTCCACCTCTGCCTCAAGCattccagcactgcccagcatCCCAAAGCCTCCAGAtcagtaggatttttttttttttttggaatatTACAATATTATTGCTCATAAAGAAAAGTGTTGGGTCTGGTAATTGTTCCTCTTCCTGTGATTGATGGGAAAgggttttttgttctttcaggCTCTGCTttggagcagcagcacttgggcTTGACTCATCCTCTGCTCTGAATTTTTTGCTGTTTAATTTGATTTATATTTGCAGTGTCACAGCCCCTCATGAGTCAAATGCCATCTGCACCACCCAGTGGGCctgaaatgagtacacagaatGCCCACTGTTCCTTGGGGCTGTAAATCACTTGGCAGATC is part of the Anomalospiza imberbis isolate Cuckoo-Finch-1a 21T00152 chromosome 20, ASM3175350v1, whole genome shotgun sequence genome and harbors:
- the DHX40 gene encoding probable ATP-dependent RNA helicase DHX40 isoform X4, translated to MTDGCLLRQILADPLLSKYSVIILDEAHERSLSTDILFGLLKKLFLQEKPAGRRTDMKVVVMSATLEVEKLSEFFGHCSVLHIPGRSYPVKEIFCNLLSPRDVGSSAYVTEAVKVTLDVHLNEPEGDILVFLTGQNEIERACDLLFKKAESIDYRYEVHDRAVEGLLILPLYGSMSTDQQKRIFLPAPRGIRKCVVSTNIAATSLTIEGVRYVVDSGFVKQLNHNPRVGLDILEVVPISKSEAKQRAGRAGRTSAGKSFGLYSREFWERCMPEHTVPEIRRTSLTSVILTLKCLSVHDVIRFPYLDPPEERHILEALKELYQCSAIDRRGHVTRLGEFLVQFPLPPSLSCAVIKAASLDCEDLLLPIAAMLSVENVFIRPGDPQKQKEAELQHQELASQVGGCNDFATLLNIFEQCKASKSPSAWCQKYWIHWRAVKSAFSVERQLREITTKLKQLPDFPKETFEGSRTEILRRCLCAGYFINVARRSAARTFCTMDGHGSIVYIHPSSTLYNQETLLEWIIFHDVAVTSKIYVRTVCPVRYEWVRDLLPRLHQVDAYELSSVAREEVTEEEITKWKQREELKRQFEGVTENSARKMERRNDDQSIQDARARYLERKQQRAQGLSGPEKEMG